CGAGTGCTCGCACTGGGAAAGCAGCATATCGAATGAAAGAAGCCCTTCGTTTGAAACAAGAGCTCGCACAAGCAAAATTGCGGCAAGAGACCAGCCAGGATGCCATTGAATTTCAAAGTGCAGGAAGAAATACGCGGGAGCTAGCACAACTCATTAAATGTAGTTTCTCTTATGATGAGAAACCACTCTTTGAAGCGCTCTCCTTTACATTGATTAATGGGATGTGTTTGGGAGTACTTGGAAAGAATGGAGAAGGGAAATCTACGCTTCTCAAAGTCTTTGGGGGAGAACTCTCGAGTGCTACCGGAAAGGTAAAACACGCATCTGGTCTAAAGATTGTCTACTTCGACCAGCTAAGAGAATCTCTCGACGCGTACAAAACTCTTGGGGAGCTACTCGGAGACGGGAGCGATCACGTTATCTATCAAGATAAGTCCATTCATGTAATTGGTTGGGGAAAGCGATTTGGATTCGAAGCAGAAGAACACATGAAGTTGCTATCTGCCTTGTCCGGGGGCGAACAAGCGAGAGCTCTACTCTCGATCCTTGTCAGGCAAGAGGCTGATCTTCTGCTTCTCGATGAGCCGACGAATGATCTCGATATTTCTATGCTTGAAGCGCTCGAAACCATGATTCTTGATTTTCCGGGTGCGGTAATACTCATCACTCACGATCGCTTTATGCTTGAAGAGGTCTGTACCCACTTTTTAGGATTTTCAGGAGGGGAAGTTTCTGAATTTGCCAGCTATACTCAGTGGTATGAGCAAAGCATTCAAGACGTCGAAGAACAATCACTGACGACATCTCGCAAGGAAAAGCCGAAAAGCCCTCTCACAAAACTCTCCTATAATGATCAACGCGAGTACAATAAGATGGAGTCAAAGATTGAGAAGGCTGAGGCTCAATTAGCGCTTATCGAGAAAGAAGTTGCTGACCCTTCTTCGCATATCGATCCTGAAAAAAGCAAAGCAGTCTCTGCAAAACACGCTGAAGCAAAGGCTAACGTAGATAAGCTCTATGCAAGATGGGAGGAGCTCGAGTCACGAAAGCACAGCCTACAAAACAAGCACAGTCTACAAAACAAGGGAAATTAATCCCCTATTCCGACTTGCGTCAATGTGGTTCCCTTCCATATGGTTCAACTGCGCAATTATAGCAATACATAATCCCTGGCAGCAGAGCAGCCGAGAAGAGTCCCAAGAGAGCGCCCAAAATAGGGGGTGCACTTAATGCGAGTCTCACTAATAACGTACAAGCTGCGAATGCAGAATTTCGGAAAATAAGCGCATAACTATTGTTGTAGCGATAGGAGATAAGAATCAGAAGGATATCAGCATAAATAAGCGCTAAATAAAAGTTCTTAAAGAGTGAAAATCCCTCATCTCCTTCATAGAGACTTATACTTCCTAAGACCGCAAACGCGATAAATACACAGAGCAAGAGAAGCGCGGTCAACTTCTTTAATCGAATAAAACTCCGCTCATTTTCTTCCACTGAGATGATTTTTCTCGAGACATGTATGCGATCATAAAATGCTAAAAGCGCGAAAATGCCCAGAGCGCACACCACTTCGACTAACATGAGACCAATACCATGCTCAAGCGCTGGCATCATCGCTGAGAGCTGGAAAGAATGCTCCCCAGCTGATGAGAAATCTGCTTGAATATCATCCACTCTGCTTAAAACCTCAAAGGCCTGTCGCAGAAGAATCAAAGAGAAAATCTCCAGCTGTTTTCCAACGGAAACGGAAAAAGAACGAGACAGACTCAAAATGAGCTCAATAACCTCAACAACCAATACCGCAGTAAAAGCAAGATGAATCGAATAGAGAGGAGATACTGGTAGTTTGTGAACTGGTAAAATTTCTAGTCTCGTCAACTCTATGTAGAAACCACTGAGCACAAAAAATACAGCAATTCCGCTCCAGATGATGCCTTTAAATTCATCACTGTTCCAGTAATGCTCCACGGTATCGAAAATCCGCTCTGAGAAGGCTAGGGTTGAAGAACAGAGATGAGAAAACATGTTGAAAGCCTTTCAGAGACGAGTCGTTCGGTCAATGCATTTTAATGACATCATTGAAAATAAATCAGGAGTTGCACGTATCATCGAAACCAAATGTAGTTCTGCTCGGCTCGAGCGATGTTATCCGTTTTACCAATCATTTGGAAATGCATACACTCTCCCATCTTCCCGAAGATACATGCGCTTCATCTCTTCTTTCGTGAATGGCCGAGAACCCAGTCTTCCAAAGACACTTACCTGATTTCCCGTCTCATCAACTGCCCTGTCACGGTCTAATGGCTTTGTAATCGCTTTTGCTTGCCCACCGAGTTTCTTACGAGCGATGAGTTTCGGCTCCACATTCGGAGAAAAACCATAATAGGTAGGCACTCGCTCTGGATCCGTTAATTGCATAACGAGCAAACCATTCTTCCCGTCAGCAAGATATGCAAACAGACTGGCATTCGTGCTCGCGATTTTTACATCATTGACATCGGATGCCACTCCCCCAGCTGAATACTTGGAGTAAATCCTTGGCTGCTCAGCTTTCTCAATATCGACAATTACCAGCCCTTCGCTTCCTCCTGCAATGTAAGCAAAGGTCCGAGCAAGGTATATTGATCGTGCATCCTGTAAAGGAATGGAAGCGGTATTTACCTTCTTTGCTTCTTCCCCCTCAGTTACATCGACCACATGCAATCCATCACTATCCACAACAAAAAGATAACGAAACTGTAAAGCGGATGCTCTCGGCTCTCGAAAGGGAATAGTTTTTAGCACCTTTGGTGAAAGCGGATTATCCAGATCGAGAATGACTAATGCTGTATCTGTTGAAATATAAGCATTGGAACCACCGAGCGTAATATGTCGTGCACCAGCAAGAATTCCTTTCTCGTTCCAGGTAAGCGCTCTCTTCAAAAAATTATTTGTCGGATCACCATCTTGTAATGTATCGACATTAACGAGAATCAATCCCTCTTCTGCATCTGTTATGACCGCATAG
This genomic stretch from bacterium harbors:
- a CDS encoding ABC transporter ATP-binding protein — its product is MTALISLDRISIQMGARPLFNELKLTIPERARIGIVGPNGCGKSTLLKILAQQIIPDSGRVLSESNRGVYYLPQVENFNASQTVLEVVLSSQPQNDFPVHEKEVNAAKALSRAGFSDFSQPVRELSGGWRKRLSIATALSLEPDLLLLDEPTNHLDFEGISWLERLLKNAPFAWALVSHDRYFLEQTVNRILEISKVYPSGYYEYEGSYLDFKSKRQAQLEQEAKRTASLANKTRRELEWAARSPSARTGKAAYRMKEALRLKQELAQAKLRQETSQDAIEFQSAGRNTRELAQLIKCSFSYDEKPLFEALSFTLINGMCLGVLGKNGEGKSTLLKVFGGELSSATGKVKHASGLKIVYFDQLRESLDAYKTLGELLGDGSDHVIYQDKSIHVIGWGKRFGFEAEEHMKLLSALSGGEQARALLSILVRQEADLLLLDEPTNDLDISMLEALETMILDFPGAVILITHDRFMLEEVCTHFLGFSGGEVSEFASYTQWYEQSIQDVEEQSLTTSRKEKPKSPLTKLSYNDQREYNKMESKIEKAEAQLALIEKEVADPSSHIDPEKSKAVSAKHAEAKANVDKLYARWEELESRKHSLQNKHSLQNKGN